A single region of the Actinoplanes sp. SE50/110 genome encodes:
- a CDS encoding ABC transporter ATP-binding protein, with protein MPSADIGLAAGSTAAVSGAGAAAVRLDAVTHAYGDVTAVGPVDLTVPAGEFLVLVGASGCGKSTLLRLIAGFEQPTSGTVRTAGSPPVPGRGAGLVFQQPRLFPWKTVGGNIALALRYAGQPATGGRIDELLERVGLHDVANRRTWQISGGQQQRVAIARALAVDNPLLLLDEPFAALDALTRERLQADLRKVSAESGRTCVFVTHSVDEAVFLGSRVVVLTPRPGQIALDLPIALPRTGVAADELRGSPEFAALRAEVGHAIRDRATV; from the coding sequence GTGCCCTCGGCTGACATCGGTCTCGCCGCCGGCTCCACCGCCGCTGTCTCCGGCGCCGGGGCCGCGGCCGTGCGGCTCGACGCGGTGACGCATGCCTACGGGGACGTCACCGCGGTCGGGCCGGTCGACCTGACCGTGCCGGCCGGTGAGTTCCTGGTGCTGGTCGGGGCGTCCGGCTGCGGCAAGAGCACGCTGCTGCGGCTCATCGCCGGCTTCGAGCAGCCCACCTCCGGCACGGTGCGGACCGCCGGGTCGCCACCGGTGCCCGGGCGCGGCGCCGGCCTGGTCTTCCAGCAGCCCCGCCTGTTCCCGTGGAAGACCGTCGGCGGCAACATCGCGCTCGCCCTGAGATACGCCGGGCAGCCGGCCACCGGCGGCCGGATCGACGAACTGCTGGAACGGGTCGGCCTGCACGACGTCGCCAACCGGCGCACCTGGCAGATCTCCGGCGGCCAGCAGCAGCGGGTCGCGATCGCCCGCGCCCTCGCCGTCGACAACCCGCTGCTGCTGCTCGACGAGCCGTTCGCGGCACTCGACGCGCTCACCCGGGAACGCCTGCAGGCCGACCTGCGCAAGGTGAGCGCCGAATCCGGGCGGACCTGCGTGTTCGTGACGCACAGCGTGGACGAGGCGGTCTTCCTGGGCAGCCGGGTCGTGGTCCTCACCCCGCGGCCCGGGCAGATCGCCCTCGACCTGCCGATCGCCCTGCCCCGCACCGGGGTCGCGGCCGACGAGCTGCGCGGCTCGCCGGAGTTCGCCGCCCTGCGCGCCGAGGTCGGCCACGCCATCCGCGACCGCGCCACCGTCTGA
- a CDS encoding bifunctional diguanylate cyclase/phosphodiesterase, with product MRPVGRPARTAGRILLLACVWAGLSIVLGIAGMLSDHPPAWLLWPTGIAAAATAAWAAHTAAAGTEGDAHRFWRRLTISACVLTLGTVSHAIRTTLAGHPMPMNTLSAVCYLGSVAGTAYAMIRLPHPPRTWRANLAICLDIAIVGVASAVVITHFLWSMPVPGGPPTGGPMPAGDMPPGPMPQLGLAAGLMLIVLVTAITAVVAVIRVGITGAGGVHGPALWYLAPLGLLAPISWLIYPAVRDWPHLSVTAIVMPPLGLMFALATRAQLRHVDHPPVRRVGPPWVQRWRRVSVVPVAAVVVTVGMLVFVTLHLGFLPPGLAGGSVALTTLVVIRQLTALSDNTVLVDRLEEQANHDDLTGLPNRRMFSATLQDRTDPVTVAVCDLDGFGTLNDRLGDARGDALLRAAAARITATFGPDAVVARLLGDEFGILLPTGAVLPATGLPGSGPPAPLASTTGLPGSGSLGERLVRAFRLPLQVDGHDLLVTVTVGVAAGRDDEVPDLLRRAELALKAAKRAGANRHTEHTDEMDSTAQHDADLAAALRRGLDRGEFRLVYQPIVELPGGRITGVEALVRWHPADGPPVSPAEFIPVAEQTGLILDLGLWVIETACADAARWQLRHGVDAPRVNINVSARQLLDPDLPDQVAATMARYHLDPDKITLEITETAVFGGGAALNTVRDLRDLGVGVALDDFGTGQSSLTLLRTCPVTTLKVDKSFIDELNGTAEQEAIATSLSTIAATLGLRAVAEGVETREQAIRLEALGYRYAQGYYFAKPGPAALIDAALDHTPATI from the coding sequence ATGCGACCAGTGGGACGACCGGCCCGCACGGCCGGGCGCATTCTGCTCCTGGCCTGTGTCTGGGCCGGGCTGAGCATCGTGCTCGGGATCGCCGGCATGCTCAGCGACCACCCGCCGGCCTGGCTGCTCTGGCCCACCGGGATCGCGGCGGCCGCCACCGCGGCGTGGGCTGCCCACACCGCGGCGGCCGGCACCGAGGGCGACGCGCACCGGTTCTGGCGGCGGCTGACCATCTCGGCCTGCGTGCTGACCCTCGGCACCGTCAGCCACGCCATCCGGACCACCCTGGCCGGGCATCCCATGCCGATGAACACCCTGAGCGCGGTGTGCTATCTCGGCTCGGTGGCCGGAACCGCGTACGCCATGATCCGCCTCCCGCACCCGCCGCGGACCTGGCGCGCCAATCTCGCGATCTGCCTCGACATCGCCATCGTCGGCGTCGCCTCGGCCGTGGTCATCACGCACTTCCTCTGGTCGATGCCGGTGCCCGGCGGCCCGCCGACGGGTGGCCCGATGCCGGCCGGCGACATGCCGCCCGGCCCGATGCCGCAGCTCGGCCTGGCCGCCGGCCTGATGCTGATCGTCCTGGTCACCGCGATCACCGCGGTGGTCGCGGTGATCCGGGTCGGGATCACCGGCGCGGGCGGCGTGCACGGGCCGGCCCTGTGGTACCTCGCCCCGCTCGGCCTGCTCGCCCCGATCTCCTGGCTGATCTACCCGGCGGTCCGCGACTGGCCGCACCTGTCGGTCACCGCGATCGTGATGCCGCCGCTCGGACTGATGTTCGCCCTGGCCACCCGCGCCCAGCTCCGGCACGTCGACCACCCCCCGGTCCGCCGGGTCGGCCCGCCCTGGGTGCAGCGCTGGCGCCGGGTCAGCGTGGTTCCGGTCGCCGCCGTCGTCGTCACCGTCGGCATGCTCGTCTTCGTCACCCTGCACCTCGGCTTCCTCCCGCCCGGCCTGGCCGGCGGCTCGGTGGCGCTGACCACCCTGGTGGTGATCCGCCAGCTGACCGCGCTGTCCGACAACACGGTGCTGGTCGACCGGCTGGAGGAGCAGGCCAACCACGACGATCTGACCGGCCTGCCGAACCGCCGCATGTTCAGTGCGACCCTGCAGGACCGGACCGACCCGGTCACCGTGGCGGTCTGCGACCTGGACGGCTTCGGCACCCTCAACGACCGGCTCGGCGACGCCCGCGGCGACGCCCTGCTGCGCGCGGCGGCCGCCCGCATCACCGCAACCTTCGGGCCGGACGCGGTCGTCGCCCGCCTGCTCGGCGACGAATTCGGCATCCTGCTCCCCACCGGCGCGGTCCTCCCGGCCACCGGGCTGCCCGGCTCCGGACCCCCGGCCCCGCTCGCCTCGACCACCGGCCTGCCCGGCTCCGGATCGCTGGGTGAGCGGCTGGTCCGGGCGTTCCGGCTGCCGCTGCAGGTGGACGGCCACGACCTGCTGGTCACGGTGACCGTCGGGGTGGCCGCCGGCCGCGACGACGAGGTCCCCGACCTGCTGCGCCGGGCCGAGCTCGCGCTCAAGGCCGCCAAGCGGGCCGGTGCCAACCGGCACACCGAGCACACCGACGAGATGGACAGCACCGCCCAGCACGACGCCGACCTGGCCGCCGCGCTGCGCCGCGGTCTGGACAGGGGCGAGTTCCGCCTGGTCTACCAGCCGATCGTCGAGCTGCCCGGCGGCCGGATCACCGGCGTCGAGGCGCTGGTCCGCTGGCACCCGGCGGACGGCCCGCCGGTCTCCCCGGCCGAGTTCATCCCGGTCGCCGAACAGACCGGCCTGATCCTCGACCTCGGCCTCTGGGTGATCGAGACCGCCTGCGCGGACGCCGCCCGCTGGCAGCTCCGGCACGGCGTCGACGCGCCCCGGGTCAACATCAACGTCTCGGCCCGTCAGCTGCTCGACCCGGACCTGCCCGACCAGGTCGCCGCCACGATGGCCCGCTACCACCTGGACCCCGACAAGATCACCCTGGAGATCACCGAAACCGCCGTGTTCGGCGGCGGCGCCGCCCTGAACACCGTCCGCGACCTGCGCGACCTGGGCGTCGGGGTGGCCCTCGACGACTTCGGCACCGGCCAGAGCTCGCTCACCCTGCTGCGCACCTGCCCGGTCACCACCCTCAAGGTCGACAAGTCGTTCATCGACGAACTCAACGGCACCGCCGAACAGGAGGCGATCGCCACCTCGCTGAGCACGATCGCCGCCACGCTCGGCCTGCGCGCGGTCGCCGAGGGCGTCGAAACCCGCGAACAGGCCATCCGCCTGGAGGCGCTGGGCTACCGCTACGCCCAGGGCTACTACTTCGCCAAGCCCGGACCCGCCGCCCTGATCGACGCCGCCCTCGACCACACCCCGGCCACGATCTGA
- a CDS encoding glycoside hydrolase family 13 protein, giving the protein MTDQLIAPPTVEAPPASWWRNAVIYQIYPRSFADSNGDGIGDLPGISSRLPYLKDLGVDAVWLSPFYASPQADAGYDVSDYRTVDPIFGTVADASELIAGAHALGLRVIVDLVPNHSSDQHEWFQKAIAEGPGSLFRERYHFRPGKGENGELPPNDWPSIFGGPAWTRVADGEWYLHLFAPEQPDFNWEHPAVRDEFKTILRFWLDLGVDGFRIDVAHGLVKEAGLPDVGSHAEWHLLGVGESPCFDRDGVHEIYRSWRRILDEYPGDRVAVAEAWAPTLARVADYVRDDELHQAFNFSYLGTAWNVHEQQQMIEDSLAAMRAVGAPTTWTLSNHDVVRHTTRLMQTADGEVAGRKAVAVDEAAGLRRARAASALMLALPGSAYLYQGEELGLPEVLDLPPEVRQDPAFHRATGQDGYRDGCRVPIPWSGDTAPYGFGPDGGGSWLPQPASWAGLSVSAQAGTPGSTLELYRAALAERRVNPALQPIDNLRWLSAPAGVLAFERSVEGAPVFRCTVNMGDQPVTVARPGTPLLASGPIELGPDEVELPPDTTVWWSV; this is encoded by the coding sequence ATGACCGACCAACTGATCGCACCGCCCACTGTCGAGGCGCCGCCGGCTTCCTGGTGGCGCAACGCGGTCATCTACCAGATCTATCCCCGCAGCTTCGCCGACTCCAACGGCGACGGCATCGGCGACCTGCCGGGCATCAGCAGCCGCCTGCCGTACCTGAAGGATCTGGGCGTCGACGCGGTCTGGCTCTCCCCGTTCTACGCGTCGCCGCAGGCCGACGCCGGCTACGACGTCTCCGACTACCGCACCGTCGACCCGATCTTCGGCACCGTCGCGGACGCCTCCGAGCTGATCGCCGGCGCGCACGCGCTGGGCCTGCGGGTGATCGTCGACCTGGTCCCGAACCACTCCTCCGACCAGCACGAGTGGTTCCAGAAGGCGATCGCCGAGGGCCCCGGTTCGCTGTTCCGCGAGCGCTACCACTTCCGCCCCGGCAAGGGCGAGAACGGTGAGCTGCCGCCCAACGACTGGCCGAGCATCTTCGGCGGGCCGGCCTGGACCCGGGTCGCCGACGGCGAGTGGTACCTGCACCTGTTCGCCCCGGAGCAGCCCGACTTCAACTGGGAGCACCCGGCGGTCCGCGACGAGTTCAAGACCATCCTGCGGTTCTGGCTCGACCTCGGCGTCGACGGTTTCCGCATCGACGTGGCGCACGGCCTGGTCAAGGAGGCCGGCCTGCCGGACGTCGGCTCGCACGCCGAATGGCACCTGCTGGGCGTCGGCGAGAGCCCGTGCTTCGACCGCGACGGAGTGCACGAGATCTACCGCTCGTGGCGGCGGATCCTCGACGAGTACCCGGGCGACCGGGTCGCGGTCGCCGAGGCGTGGGCGCCGACCCTGGCCCGGGTGGCCGACTACGTCCGCGACGACGAGCTGCACCAGGCGTTCAACTTCAGCTACCTGGGCACCGCGTGGAACGTGCACGAGCAGCAGCAGATGATCGAGGACTCGCTGGCCGCGATGCGCGCCGTCGGCGCCCCGACCACCTGGACGCTGTCCAACCACGACGTGGTCCGGCACACCACCCGGCTGATGCAGACCGCGGACGGCGAGGTGGCCGGCCGCAAAGCGGTCGCCGTCGACGAGGCGGCCGGCCTGCGCCGGGCCCGGGCGGCCAGCGCGCTGATGCTGGCCCTGCCCGGCTCGGCCTACCTCTACCAGGGTGAGGAGCTCGGCCTGCCCGAGGTGCTCGACCTGCCGCCGGAGGTCCGCCAGGACCCGGCCTTCCACCGGGCGACCGGGCAGGACGGCTACCGCGACGGCTGCCGGGTGCCGATCCCGTGGAGCGGCGACACCGCGCCGTACGGCTTCGGGCCGGACGGCGGCGGCAGCTGGCTCCCGCAGCCCGCCTCGTGGGCCGGGCTCAGCGTCTCCGCGCAGGCCGGGACGCCCGGCTCGACCCTGGAGCTGTACCGTGCCGCGCTCGCCGAGCGGCGGGTCAACCCGGCGCTGCAGCCGATCGACAACCTGCGCTGGCTCAGCGCGCCGGCCGGGGTGCTCGCCTTCGAGCGGTCCGTCGAGGGCGCCCCGGTGTTCCGCTGCACGGTCAACATGGGCGACCAGCCGGTGACCGTCGCCCGCCCCGGCACGCCGCTGCTGGCCAGCGGCCCGATCGAGCTCGGCCCGGACGAGGTCGAGCTGCCGCCGGACACCACCGTGTGGTGGTCCGTCTAA
- a CDS encoding LacI family DNA-binding transcriptional regulator, whose protein sequence is MSFAFNNPQRISTATRERILAVAEELGYTPSTLGRMLQAGTTNSIGVLLPQRLAQVMENPYFARFLMGAGQVCDREGYTLLLTPPLQDSVLKAIPYAAVDGFIVCGLEIDRGEVAELDRRGIPFVLIDSDRHEGAPHVEVDDRGGAREVARHLLELGHRRIAVLSLGPRSADGHRGPLARRLAGITDALAEVGLTLADVQLAEVPVTRGDGYRATKALMSDAKPTAILALSDVLAYGAVDALQELGVDVPGQVSVTGFDDLAESAWFRPRLTTVRQPIVTKGRMAAEFLVSAMRGEDQHPQQTLGTSLIVRNSTAKPA, encoded by the coding sequence GTGTCGTTCGCGTTCAACAATCCGCAGCGGATCTCGACCGCCACCCGGGAGCGGATCCTGGCGGTCGCCGAGGAGCTCGGCTACACCCCGAGCACGCTGGGCCGGATGCTGCAGGCCGGCACCACCAACTCGATCGGGGTGCTGCTGCCGCAGCGGCTGGCGCAGGTCATGGAGAACCCGTACTTCGCGCGCTTCCTGATGGGTGCCGGCCAGGTCTGCGACCGCGAGGGTTACACCCTGCTGCTCACCCCGCCGCTGCAGGACTCGGTGCTCAAGGCCATCCCGTACGCCGCGGTGGACGGCTTCATCGTCTGCGGCCTGGAGATCGACCGGGGCGAGGTGGCCGAGCTGGACCGGCGCGGGATCCCGTTCGTGCTGATCGACTCGGACCGGCACGAGGGTGCCCCGCACGTCGAGGTCGACGATCGCGGCGGCGCCCGCGAGGTCGCCCGCCACCTGCTGGAACTCGGCCATCGGCGGATCGCGGTGCTCTCCCTGGGACCGCGGTCGGCGGACGGGCACCGGGGACCGCTCGCGCGCCGGCTGGCCGGGATCACCGATGCGCTCGCCGAGGTCGGGCTCACCCTCGCCGACGTGCAGCTGGCCGAGGTGCCGGTGACCCGCGGCGACGGATACCGGGCGACGAAGGCGCTGATGTCCGACGCGAAACCGACCGCGATCCTGGCCCTTTCCGACGTCCTGGCCTACGGCGCCGTGGATGCGCTGCAGGAGCTCGGCGTCGACGTCCCCGGCCAGGTGTCGGTGACCGGTTTCGACGACCTGGCCGAGTCCGCCTGGTTCCGACCCCGGCTGACCACCGTGCGCCAGCCGATCGTGACCAAGGGCCGGATGGCCGCCGAGTTCCTCGTGTCGGCCATGCGGGGCGAGGATCAGCACCCGCAGCAGACGCTCGGGACCTCCCTGATCGTGCGAAATTCCACCGCAAAACCCGCATAA
- a CDS encoding CsbD family protein, with protein MAFDDKVDNKAEELGGKVKEGVGKATDDEQLEAEGHADQASANIKQAGEKIKDVFKS; from the coding sequence ATGGCTTTCGACGACAAGGTGGACAACAAGGCCGAGGAGCTCGGCGGCAAGGTCAAGGAGGGCGTCGGCAAGGCGACCGACGACGAGCAGCTCGAGGCCGAGGGTCACGCCGACCAGGCCAGCGCGAACATCAAGCAGGCCGGCGAGAAGATCAAGGACGTCTTCAAGTCCTGA
- a CDS encoding LLM class flavin-dependent oxidoreductase: MDFHWFLPTNGDSRDIVGGGHGTPVGSAGGVRPLTIGYLGQIARSAEQLGFVGALTPTGAWCEDAWLTTAMLTEVTERLKFLVAFRPGLISPTLAAQMSSTFQRLSGGRLLLNVVTGGESAEQRQFGDFLDKDARYARTAEFLTVVRGLLRGETISYDGTHVKVENARLARVPDIAPTVYFGGSSKAAGPVAAEHADVYLTWGEPPAQVAEKLAWIRTLKPDMRFGIRLHVITRDTAEAAWAEADRLLQNVSEADIAGVQAGLRTSESEGQRRMLELHGGNRDGLLVAPNLWAGVGLVRGGAGTALVGSHTEVADRIEEYAALGISEFILSGYPHLEEAYWFGEGVLPELRRRGLWRHPAGEKDTAPAAIPFAGVPSLAKR; the protein is encoded by the coding sequence ATGGACTTCCACTGGTTTCTGCCCACCAACGGCGACAGCCGGGACATCGTGGGTGGCGGTCACGGCACACCGGTCGGCTCGGCCGGCGGAGTGCGCCCGCTGACCATCGGCTACCTCGGCCAGATCGCGCGCAGCGCCGAACAGCTCGGCTTCGTCGGCGCGCTCACCCCCACCGGCGCGTGGTGCGAGGACGCCTGGCTGACCACCGCGATGCTCACCGAGGTCACCGAGCGGCTCAAGTTCCTGGTCGCGTTCCGCCCCGGGCTGATCTCGCCCACCCTGGCCGCGCAGATGTCGTCGACCTTCCAGCGGCTCTCCGGCGGCCGGCTGCTGCTCAACGTGGTCACCGGCGGCGAGTCCGCCGAGCAGCGCCAGTTCGGCGACTTCCTGGACAAGGACGCGCGCTACGCGCGGACCGCGGAATTCCTCACGGTGGTCCGCGGGTTGCTGCGCGGCGAGACCATTTCGTACGACGGTACGCACGTCAAGGTGGAGAACGCGCGCCTCGCCCGGGTCCCGGACATCGCACCCACCGTGTATTTCGGCGGGTCGTCGAAAGCCGCGGGCCCGGTCGCGGCCGAACACGCCGACGTGTATCTGACCTGGGGCGAGCCGCCCGCGCAGGTGGCCGAGAAACTCGCCTGGATCCGGACGCTGAAGCCGGACATGCGGTTCGGCATCCGGCTGCACGTGATCACCCGGGACACCGCCGAGGCCGCCTGGGCCGAGGCCGACCGGCTGCTGCAGAACGTGTCCGAGGCCGACATCGCCGGCGTGCAGGCCGGCCTGCGCACCAGCGAGTCCGAGGGGCAGCGGCGAATGCTCGAACTGCACGGCGGCAACCGGGACGGGCTGCTTGTCGCGCCCAACCTGTGGGCCGGCGTCGGTCTGGTCCGCGGCGGCGCGGGCACCGCGCTGGTGGGCAGCCACACCGAGGTGGCCGACCGGATCGAGGAGTATGCCGCGCTCGGCATCTCCGAGTTCATCCTCAGCGGGTACCCGCACCTGGAAGAGGCGTACTGGTTCGGCGAAGGTGTACTGCCCGAGCTCCGCCGCCGGGGCCTGTGGCGGCACCCGGCGGGGGAGAAGGACACGGCGCCGGCGGCGATCCCGTTCGCCGGGGTGCCCAGCCTCGCTAAGCGCTGA
- a CDS encoding MMPL family transporter: MRRAWVSLLLALLLGGLVIGLAGETRVDNDPTASLPSSAESTRVARAQAGRPTAALVVVARGGQPLADGDLVTVTPLGQPIVSQDRRAAIVSVPLPSGVSSDETIKQVRDLRTRVRAGLPAGVTAQVTGGAGFSADLADSFTGANTRLLLVTVVVVALLLLVTYRSPLLWLVPLIVVGLADRVTTGLISLISQHTSLPINGSTTGIVTVLVFGAGTDYALLLISRYREELHAVDDRFEAMRRALRGAGPAIAASAGTVILSLLTLLLASLESNVSLGVTAAAGIAVAALFALLVLPAALVVCGRGLFWPFVPRVGQDGVEAEKGVWARVGRAVSRKPVAVTIVSIIVLGVLSAGGLGTRLGLSQTEQFRVKSESVAGLETLSTHFPAGAASPTVVLTGPDQAQAVLATVSGTPGVAQARVVEQGSIQVILNAAPDTKEAFDAIRTLRTSLAGRALVGGSVATSLDTRDATRHDLRVIVPVILLVVLLVLVVLLRALVAPLLLIVTVIISFGAALGAGSFLFGHALDNQVPLFSFLFLVALGVDYNIFLVTRAREEAGKRGTRDGMVHAVAVTGAVITSAGILLAAVFAVLGVLPVITLTQIGVIVMIGVLLDTLLVRTVLVPALATILGDRFWWPGRPHSAAPNAPELISA, from the coding sequence ATGAGACGGGCATGGGTTTCCCTGCTCCTGGCCCTGCTGCTGGGCGGCCTGGTCATCGGCCTCGCCGGTGAAACCCGGGTCGACAACGACCCCACCGCCTCGCTGCCGTCCTCGGCCGAGTCGACCCGGGTCGCGCGGGCGCAAGCAGGCCGCCCCACCGCGGCCCTGGTGGTGGTCGCCAGGGGCGGCCAGCCGCTGGCCGACGGCGACCTGGTCACCGTCACCCCGCTGGGCCAGCCGATCGTCAGCCAGGACCGCAGGGCGGCGATCGTCTCGGTGCCGCTGCCGTCCGGCGTCTCGTCGGACGAGACCATCAAGCAGGTCCGCGATCTGCGCACCAGGGTGCGGGCCGGCCTGCCGGCCGGGGTGACCGCCCAGGTCACCGGTGGCGCCGGGTTCTCCGCCGACCTGGCCGACAGCTTCACCGGGGCGAACACCCGGCTGCTGCTGGTCACCGTCGTCGTGGTGGCGCTGCTGCTGCTGGTGACCTATCGCAGCCCGCTGCTCTGGCTGGTCCCGCTGATCGTGGTGGGCCTGGCCGACCGGGTCACCACCGGCCTGATCTCGCTGATCTCGCAGCACACCAGCCTGCCGATCAACGGTTCCACCACGGGCATCGTCACGGTGCTGGTCTTCGGCGCCGGCACCGACTACGCACTGCTGCTGATCTCGCGGTACCGGGAGGAGTTGCACGCCGTCGACGACCGCTTCGAGGCGATGCGCCGGGCGCTGCGTGGGGCCGGTCCGGCGATCGCGGCCAGTGCCGGCACGGTGATCCTGAGCCTGCTCACCCTGCTGCTGGCCAGCCTGGAGAGCAACGTGTCACTGGGGGTCACGGCGGCCGCCGGGATCGCGGTGGCGGCACTGTTCGCGCTGCTGGTGCTCCCGGCCGCACTGGTGGTCTGCGGGCGCGGCCTGTTCTGGCCGTTCGTGCCGCGGGTCGGCCAGGACGGCGTCGAGGCGGAGAAGGGTGTCTGGGCCCGGGTCGGCCGGGCGGTGTCCCGCAAGCCGGTCGCGGTGACGATCGTCTCGATCATCGTCCTGGGCGTACTGTCCGCGGGCGGTCTCGGCACCCGGCTGGGCCTGTCGCAGACCGAGCAGTTCCGGGTGAAGTCGGAGTCGGTGGCCGGCCTGGAGACCCTGTCGACACACTTCCCGGCCGGCGCGGCCAGCCCGACCGTGGTGCTGACCGGCCCCGATCAGGCGCAGGCGGTGCTGGCCACGGTGTCCGGCACGCCCGGCGTGGCGCAGGCACGGGTCGTGGAGCAGGGCTCCATTCAGGTGATCCTGAACGCGGCGCCGGACACGAAGGAGGCGTTCGACGCGATCCGCACGCTGCGGACGAGTCTGGCTGGCCGGGCCCTGGTGGGTGGCAGCGTCGCGACCAGTCTGGACACCCGCGACGCGACCCGACACGACCTGCGGGTGATCGTCCCGGTGATCCTGCTGGTGGTGCTGCTCGTGCTGGTCGTGCTGCTGCGCGCGCTGGTCGCCCCGCTGCTGCTGATCGTCACGGTGATCATCAGTTTCGGCGCGGCGCTCGGGGCCGGATCGTTCCTGTTCGGGCACGCCCTGGACAACCAGGTGCCGCTGTTCTCGTTCCTGTTCCTGGTGGCGCTCGGCGTCGACTACAACATCTTCCTGGTCACCCGGGCCCGGGAGGAGGCCGGCAAGCGTGGCACCCGGGACGGCATGGTGCACGCGGTCGCGGTCACCGGCGCGGTGATCACGAGTGCCGGCATCCTGCTGGCCGCGGTCTTCGCGGTGCTGGGCGTGCTGCCGGTGATCACACTGACCCAGATCGGCGTGATCGTCATGATCGGCGTCCTGCTGGACACGCTCCTGGTCCGCACGGTGCTGGTGCCGGCCCTGGCCACCATCCTCGGTGACCGGTTCTGGTGGCCGGGCCGGCCGCACAGCGCCGCGCCGAACGCGCCGGAGTTGATCAGCGCTTAG
- a CDS encoding MarR family transcriptional regulator — protein sequence MEDTRAPDEADKAERQRLRSRLVDLLNSYSSEANHIGHAFAGRHRLHGPDLHALLAVMHAERAGEPLTPGRLGETMGLSSGATTAMIDRLERGGHLRRSRESSDRRVVHLRYAEAGMALAAAFFQPLAPRTDAVMARFDTEELQVVERFVRGMVEALLAYRDELRAE from the coding sequence GTGGAGGACACGAGAGCGCCCGACGAAGCGGACAAGGCAGAACGCCAGCGACTCCGGTCACGGCTTGTCGACCTGCTCAACTCCTATTCCAGCGAGGCCAACCACATCGGGCACGCCTTCGCCGGACGCCACCGGCTGCACGGGCCCGACCTGCACGCGCTCCTCGCCGTCATGCACGCGGAGCGCGCCGGGGAGCCGCTCACACCCGGGCGGCTCGGCGAGACGATGGGACTGTCCTCCGGGGCGACGACCGCGATGATCGACCGTCTGGAGCGGGGCGGGCATCTGCGGCGCAGCCGGGAGAGCAGCGATCGGCGAGTCGTCCACCTGCGGTATGCGGAGGCGGGAATGGCGCTGGCCGCGGCGTTCTTTCAGCCGTTGGCGCCGCGCACGGATGCGGTCATGGCCCGGTTCGATACCGAAGAGCTGCAGGTGGTGGAGCGTTTCGTGCGGGGGATGGTGGAGGCGCTGCTCGCCTACCGGGACGAGCTCCGCGCGGAATAA
- a CDS encoding tetratricopeptide repeat protein — MRTEPLLSQADDLLDRGRAENAAHLLAPIVGRQPENVDAWHRMARAHLEMGDLDGGLRAAKAAWHFDPHGPETLYWLSRAATELGRHREAIEAAAAACREDPGNPRLHNRLADAQLAAGHVGDALDNLKIAVELADYDADLHVTFGRALFAAGRPLSARESVGRALALEPGHAAAHRTLALFEIAMEPVVDAASLAQAADGFAESLRVGPTGRVDERAVLAKDAIGYVARVALTWCLVALLVLGVLAATSLVTLPAGLYLTILCLGAVAGCGAIAFRRSLL; from the coding sequence GTGCGAACCGAGCCCCTCCTCTCCCAGGCCGACGACCTCCTCGACCGCGGTCGTGCCGAGAACGCCGCCCACCTGCTGGCGCCGATCGTCGGCCGGCAACCGGAGAACGTCGACGCCTGGCACCGGATGGCCCGGGCGCACCTGGAGATGGGCGACCTCGACGGCGGTCTGCGCGCCGCCAAGGCCGCCTGGCACTTCGACCCGCACGGGCCGGAAACCCTGTACTGGCTCAGCCGCGCCGCCACCGAACTCGGCCGGCACCGCGAAGCGATCGAAGCCGCGGCCGCGGCCTGCCGCGAGGACCCGGGCAACCCGCGGCTGCACAACCGCCTGGCCGACGCCCAGCTCGCCGCCGGCCACGTCGGTGACGCCCTGGACAACCTGAAGATCGCCGTCGAGCTCGCCGACTACGACGCCGACCTGCACGTCACCTTCGGCCGCGCCCTGTTCGCCGCCGGCCGCCCGCTCAGCGCCCGGGAATCCGTCGGCCGCGCCCTGGCCCTCGAACCGGGGCACGCCGCCGCGCACCGCACCCTGGCCCTGTTCGAGATCGCCATGGAGCCGGTGGTGGACGCCGCCTCCCTGGCGCAGGCCGCCGACGGATTCGCCGAGTCACTCCGGGTCGGGCCGACCGGCCGCGTCGACGAGCGCGCCGTCCTGGCCAAGGACGCCATCGGCTACGTCGCGCGGGTGGCCCTGACCTGGTGCCTGGTCGCCCTGCTGGTCCTCGGCGTCCTCGCCGCGACATCGCTGGTCACCCTGCCGGCCGGCCTGTACCTGACCATCCTCTGCCTGGGCGCCGTAGCCGGCTGCGGCGCGATCGCCTTCCGCCGCTCCCTCCTCTGA